From Candidatus Tisiphia endosymbiont of Melanophora roralis, a single genomic window includes:
- a CDS encoding YqgE/AlgH family protein yields MSVNDKIFDNLSGKVLIATPYMLEGIFNKSLIYMLSHTAEGAMGLIFNNSVNHIEIKSFFKISDDQIDSNIMMPIYLGGPVEHERGFFLHSDDYNENLLLKFQNHLAVSSNPKIPHDIASGHGPKNSLFIIGYTAWKAGQLETEIKENLWIITKCDKEFIFSDHPENKWHNALHNLGIKESHFTSRMANA; encoded by the coding sequence ATGAGTGTAAACGATAAGATTTTTGATAATTTATCTGGTAAGGTTCTGATCGCTACTCCTTACATGCTTGAGGGTATATTTAATAAATCACTTATTTATATGCTGTCTCATACAGCAGAAGGAGCAATGGGTTTAATTTTCAATAATTCAGTGAATCATATAGAGATAAAATCGTTTTTTAAAATATCTGATGATCAAATAGATAGTAACATTATGATGCCTATATATCTAGGAGGACCAGTTGAGCATGAACGCGGATTCTTCCTACATTCTGATGATTATAACGAAAATCTACTATTGAAGTTTCAGAATCATTTAGCAGTTAGCTCTAATCCTAAAATCCCTCATGATATTGCTTCTGGTCATGGCCCTAAAAATAGTTTATTTATTATTGGATACACTGCTTGGAAAGCAGGGCAGCTTGAAACAGAGATTAAGGAGAATTTGTGGATAATAACAAAGTGTGATAAAGAATTTATTTTTTCTGATCATCCAGAGAATAAGTGGCACAATGCTTTACACAATCTCGGTATCAAAGAATCCCACTTTACTTCACGAATGGCTAATGCTTAA
- the rpsR gene encoding 30S ribosomal protein S18 — protein sequence MFENDAVDSQSMTRMADRNNKRVFFRKRKGCPLSIPNAPVIDYKNPDLLIKFVSEGGRMLPSRITNVCAKKQRKLKNAIKIARILALLPFVFQI from the coding sequence ATGTTTGAGAATGATGCTGTTGACTCTCAGTCAATGACTAGAATGGCTGATAGAAATAATAAAAGAGTGTTTTTTAGAAAACGTAAGGGATGTCCTCTTTCTATTCCAAATGCTCCAGTAATTGATTACAAGAACCCTGATTTGTTAATAAAATTTGTATCAGAAGGTGGGAGAATGTTGCCTAGTAGGATTACCAATGTATGTGCCAAAAAGCAAAGAAAACTGAAGAATGCTATAAAAATTGCTAGAATCCTAGCGTTGTTGCCTTTTGTATTTCAAATTTGA
- a CDS encoding winged helix-turn-helix domain-containing protein — MFDKLPPRILIIESTKSINVSLSNVIERAWFNLVKANTIEKAIAYSIANHPDIIIVDSMVQDKVATEIATKLREINGLEKVPIIFLLHSGESPSNYTLEDNNFVVSLTKPFTSDQLMISIRSLLRRSNLILQDKVIKYKEVSMDLTTYKVTNKGRIIRLGPTEFKILQLFIKAPKVIFSRQDIVDKVWGRDTAIDLRTIDVHINRIRTSLKNKESEVFIKTIRAIGYCLDLPNS, encoded by the coding sequence ATGTTCGATAAATTACCACCTAGAATTCTTATTATAGAATCAACTAAAAGCATTAACGTTTCTTTATCTAATGTCATAGAGAGAGCATGGTTTAATCTTGTTAAGGCTAACACAATAGAAAAAGCTATAGCCTACTCTATTGCAAATCACCCTGATATAATTATTGTTGATTCAATGGTACAAGATAAAGTTGCTACAGAAATAGCAACTAAACTAAGAGAAATTAATGGTTTAGAGAAAGTACCAATAATTTTTTTGCTACATTCCGGAGAATCTCCGTCTAATTATACTTTGGAAGATAATAACTTTGTTGTTTCTCTTACTAAACCATTCACTTCAGATCAGCTAATGATTTCAATAAGATCATTACTCCGACGATCTAATTTAATTCTACAAGATAAAGTTATAAAATATAAGGAAGTAAGTATGGATCTTACTACCTATAAAGTAACTAATAAAGGCAGGATAATTCGTTTAGGACCAACAGAATTTAAGATTTTACAACTTTTTATCAAAGCACCTAAAGTAATATTTTCCCGTCAAGATATTGTAGACAAAGTGTGGGGCAGAGATACAGCTATTGACCTACGTACTATTGATGTACATATAAATAGAATAAGAACATCTCTAAAAAATAAAGAATCTGAGGTATTTATAAAAACGATCCGTGCTATAGGATATTGCCTTGATTTGCCAAATTCTTAG
- the fabF gene encoding beta-ketoacyl-ACP synthase II, which produces MSTRRVVITGIGLITPLGIGVKTSWEGIIKGRSGIKSITKFDTSNLACKIAGTVDHLTDNGFNPEKFIDPRNVHKMDLFIQYGIGAATEAIEDSGWKVKDALSGDRTGLILGSGIGGLGMIEETSVKFHKENNGKVSPFFIPSSLINLLSGHVSIKYGFTGPNQAVVTACSTGSHAIGDAMRMIQYGNVDVMVAGGAEAPVTPVGVAGFVAARALSTKYNSTPEIASRPWDQDRDGFVMGEGAGVVVLEEYEHACARNAKIYAEIIGYGSTGDAYHMTSPHPDGRGAYRSMSDALKDAKIDASLIDYINAHGTSTQVGDAIELTAVQKLFLDANPNVLMSSTKSSIGHLLGAAGSVELIYSILAMRDQVAPPTLNLHKPIAEAKIDLVALEARNTKINYVLSNSFGFGGTNASLIIKKV; this is translated from the coding sequence ATGTCGACTAGAAGAGTTGTTATAACCGGTATTGGGCTTATCACACCACTAGGAATTGGTGTAAAGACCTCTTGGGAAGGTATTATAAAGGGTCGCAGTGGCATCAAGTCAATCACAAAATTTGATACTTCTAACCTTGCCTGTAAAATAGCGGGTACAGTGGATCACTTAACAGATAATGGCTTTAACCCGGAAAAATTTATTGATCCTCGCAATGTCCATAAGATGGATTTATTCATTCAATATGGTATAGGAGCAGCTACTGAGGCAATCGAGGATAGTGGGTGGAAAGTAAAAGATGCATTATCTGGAGATAGGACCGGCTTAATACTTGGTTCAGGAATAGGTGGACTTGGGATGATCGAAGAAACATCCGTAAAGTTTCATAAAGAAAATAATGGCAAAGTTAGTCCATTTTTTATCCCATCCTCATTAATTAATCTCCTTTCAGGTCATGTTTCCATTAAATACGGATTTACCGGACCAAATCAGGCTGTCGTTACAGCTTGTTCTACTGGCTCTCATGCTATAGGGGATGCTATGCGTATGATTCAATACGGTAATGTAGATGTTATGGTTGCTGGTGGGGCTGAAGCACCGGTTACTCCGGTTGGAGTGGCTGGATTCGTTGCCGCAAGGGCATTATCTACTAAATATAATTCTACGCCTGAAATTGCATCAAGACCATGGGATCAAGATCGTGATGGATTTGTAATGGGAGAAGGAGCAGGTGTTGTAGTACTTGAAGAATATGAGCATGCTTGTGCTAGAAACGCTAAGATTTATGCTGAAATTATTGGATATGGTTCTACTGGCGATGCTTATCATATGACCTCACCTCATCCCGATGGAAGAGGTGCTTATAGATCTATGTCTGATGCTCTTAAAGATGCAAAAATTGATGCAAGTCTTATTGATTATATCAATGCCCACGGCACTTCTACACAAGTTGGTGATGCTATAGAGTTAACGGCTGTTCAAAAATTATTTTTGGATGCTAACCCAAATGTTCTTATGTCGTCAACCAAATCATCTATTGGTCATTTGCTTGGAGCAGCTGGCAGCGTGGAATTAATATATTCAATTCTTGCTATGCGAGACCAAGTTGCTCCACCAACTCTCAATTTGCATAAACCGATAGCAGAAGCAAAAATAGATTTAGTTGCTTTAGAAGCTAGAAATACAAAAATTAATTACGTGCTTTCTAATTCATTCGGATTTGGAGGAACTAATGCAAGCTTAATTATTAAGAAAGTATAG
- the rplI gene encoding 50S ribosomal protein L9: MEVILIKPVRKLGKIAEILKVKKGFARNYLIPKKLAIRATEPNKQFIEAQKHDLETKELKIKSEAEAINNVISGKELIFIKQSADDGRLFGSVNNKEIAESLSKASLHLISHLSIILEKPIKSTGVFMVEVRLHAELSTNITVIVARSESEAQDYSRNNKQDTIDPLEKSSDQQETSTPNDVEQI; this comes from the coding sequence ATGGAAGTTATTTTGATTAAACCTGTAAGAAAACTTGGAAAGATTGCAGAGATTCTTAAGGTAAAAAAGGGGTTTGCTCGTAATTATCTTATCCCCAAAAAATTAGCAATTAGGGCAACAGAACCTAATAAACAGTTCATAGAAGCCCAAAAACATGATCTTGAAACGAAGGAGCTAAAAATAAAATCTGAGGCAGAAGCTATTAATAATGTTATAAGTGGTAAGGAATTAATATTTATTAAGCAGTCTGCTGATGATGGTCGGTTGTTTGGTTCAGTGAATAATAAAGAAATTGCTGAAAGTTTGTCTAAGGCTTCTTTGCACTTAATATCACATTTAAGTATAATTCTTGAGAAACCGATAAAGTCAACAGGTGTATTCATGGTAGAGGTTAGGTTGCACGCTGAGCTTAGTACAAATATAACGGTAATTGTTGCAAGGTCAGAATCTGAAGCACAAGATTACTCAAGGAACAATAAGCAAGATACTATTGACCCCCTTGAAAAAAGTTCTGATCAACAAGAAACCTCTACTCCTAACGATGTGGAGCAGATATAA
- a CDS encoding IS1634 family transposase: MYIRRKKSPNSPRQSIQIVEGYRDSKGNVKQRIVRHLGVFVDEVEEAKLVALAQDLIAKIKAEREAATGQGNLFTDDTNEVKRGRPTNKQLKDILPVNEVKLNEVVEVKRVVEGVHQIGGHVYDQLHFNQLLARKRDAGMLKDLVLARMVRPDSKKGIVEYLSDQFDKHHDLDATYRMMDKLHEQIPKIKELCFKNTLTLIPNKEISLVFFDVTTLYFESVEIDELRAFGYSKDHRFNTTQLVLALATNEDGLPLGYELFSGNTAEVSTLIKSINSWQAYLKVKDVCFIADRAMFSKANLQALDEGGYRYIVAAKLKTLTKEKKQQILSGENYKPTVIGNDLTWIADLEHEGKRLITSYKSKRAINDAQERQKILDKINKTIGEFGNTKKLISNSGVKKYTSSENGKSYIDPKKITEDGLWDGIHGVITNDQTITPHEAIAKYARLWVIEEQFRINKHNLQMRPIFHWTKQRIEAHIAVCYMSFAVLKTIEYKVALTQKISVTNIVELLISVQASILRHTKTGDLYRLPSAIKNEARKIYKTFNIKRSDHAAIYLK; this comes from the coding sequence ATGTACATACGTCGTAAAAAAAGTCCTAATAGTCCAAGGCAATCTATCCAAATAGTAGAAGGTTATCGTGATAGTAAAGGTAACGTCAAACAGCGTATAGTACGTCATTTAGGAGTCTTCGTAGATGAAGTAGAAGAAGCTAAATTAGTCGCTTTAGCACAGGATTTGATTGCCAAGATTAAAGCTGAGAGAGAAGCTGCAACTGGGCAGGGGAATTTGTTTACTGATGATACTAACGAGGTTAAAAGAGGTCGTCCAACTAACAAACAGTTAAAAGATATTTTACCTGTTAATGAAGTAAAACTAAATGAGGTTGTAGAAGTCAAGCGAGTTGTGGAAGGGGTGCATCAAATAGGTGGGCATGTTTATGATCAGCTGCATTTTAACCAGTTACTAGCAAGGAAACGTGATGCTGGGATGCTGAAGGATTTAGTATTAGCCCGCATGGTAAGACCAGATAGTAAAAAAGGGATAGTTGAGTATTTAAGCGATCAATTTGACAAGCATCATGATCTAGATGCTACTTATCGGATGATGGACAAATTACATGAGCAAATACCTAAAATTAAAGAATTATGCTTTAAAAACACCCTAACCCTGATTCCTAATAAAGAGATTAGCCTAGTATTTTTTGATGTCACTACACTATACTTTGAATCAGTAGAAATAGATGAGCTAAGAGCCTTTGGCTATAGTAAAGATCATCGCTTTAATACTACGCAATTAGTTCTTGCCCTAGCAACTAATGAGGATGGACTGCCACTGGGGTACGAATTATTTAGTGGCAACACTGCAGAAGTTAGCACCTTAATTAAATCAATTAACAGTTGGCAAGCTTATCTTAAGGTTAAAGATGTCTGTTTTATTGCTGACCGGGCAATGTTTAGTAAAGCTAACTTGCAAGCTCTCGATGAAGGTGGTTATCGTTATATTGTGGCAGCAAAGCTTAAAACACTCACGAAAGAAAAGAAGCAACAAATATTATCAGGGGAAAACTATAAGCCAACTGTTATAGGCAATGATCTTACCTGGATTGCCGATTTAGAACATGAAGGTAAGCGTTTAATTACCAGTTATAAATCTAAAAGGGCTATTAATGATGCACAGGAGCGACAAAAAATTTTAGATAAAATTAACAAAACTATCGGTGAGTTTGGTAATACCAAAAAACTTATATCTAATAGTGGAGTAAAAAAATATACTTCTAGTGAAAATGGCAAGAGCTATATTGACCCAAAGAAAATAACAGAAGATGGATTATGGGATGGCATACATGGGGTAATCACCAATGACCAAACTATAACTCCACATGAAGCAATAGCAAAATATGCTAGATTATGGGTAATTGAAGAGCAATTTAGAATCAATAAACATAATTTACAAATGCGTCCAATTTTTCACTGGACTAAACAAAGGATAGAAGCACACATAGCTGTGTGTTATATGAGTTTTGCAGTGCTTAAAACTATAGAATACAAGGTTGCTCTGACCCAAAAGATCAGTGTAACTAACATCGTTGAATTATTAATATCAGTACAGGCTTCAATCTTAAGACATACAAAGACTGGTGATCTTTATAGACTACCAAGTGCAATAAAAAACGAAGCTAGAAAAATCTATAAAACCTTTAACATCAAACGTTCAGACCATGCTGCAATATATTTAAAATAA
- a CDS encoding TerC/Alx family metal homeostasis membrane protein produces MTWVVFCTVIAGLLIYDLGFANQENKVMSFRQTIYFSLFYLIIACLFGIFIFFDMGGEKAREYYTCFFIEKAMSLDNIFIILMVFQFFSIPLIYQHRILFLGILGVIVFRAIIIYLGVIVISKFSWLLYIFAAILIVTGIKTFYIAKKSFKVEESYIYRILQKYFNLTPKISGYKFFIKTNNRLSITPLLASLIIIEIMDIVFAIDSIPAIFAITKDPYIIYTSNIFAILGLRALFLCLANIVEQFSYIKYSLALILIFIGIKIFAEHFIEIPSYAALAMTITLLLLGIIASIIRKRSVY; encoded by the coding sequence TTGACTTGGGTTGTTTTTTGTACAGTGATTGCAGGTTTACTAATCTACGATCTTGGTTTTGCAAACCAAGAAAATAAAGTGATGAGCTTCCGCCAAACTATTTATTTTAGCCTTTTTTATTTAATTATAGCATGCCTCTTCGGTATTTTCATTTTTTTTGATATGGGAGGAGAAAAAGCCCGGGAATACTACACTTGCTTTTTTATAGAGAAAGCTATGTCATTGGATAATATTTTTATTATATTGATGGTTTTTCAGTTTTTCTCTATTCCTTTAATATATCAGCATCGGATATTATTCTTAGGAATTCTAGGTGTCATTGTTTTTAGAGCCATAATTATATATCTAGGTGTCATTGTTATCTCGAAATTCTCTTGGTTATTATATATTTTTGCAGCTATTCTTATAGTTACAGGCATCAAAACTTTTTATATAGCAAAAAAAAGTTTTAAAGTAGAGGAATCGTATATTTATAGAATTCTACAAAAATACTTTAATCTTACTCCTAAAATTTCCGGTTACAAATTTTTTATTAAAACTAACAATAGGTTAAGTATTACGCCTCTTCTTGCATCATTAATAATTATAGAAATCATGGATATTGTCTTTGCCATTGATAGTATACCAGCAATATTTGCTATCACTAAGGATCCTTACATAATTTATACTTCTAATATTTTTGCCATATTAGGTTTACGTGCCTTATTCTTATGTTTAGCTAATATTGTTGAGCAATTTAGTTATATAAAATATTCGCTAGCATTAATATTAATATTTATTGGCATAAAAATATTCGCTGAACATTTTATTGAGATTCCATCTTACGCTGCACTGGCTATGACTATTACTCTTCTGTTGCTTGGTATTATTGCTTCTATTATCAGGAAAAGGAGTGTATACTAA
- the acpP gene encoding acyl carrier protein → MSENINITQNVVEQDIVEQEVIEIVANTLKVKKDLITPESRFVEDLKSDSLDTVELMMAIEAKYKCDIPDEDASKILTVSDVVQYIIKK, encoded by the coding sequence ATGAGTGAAAATATAAATATTACACAAAATGTTGTTGAGCAAGATATTGTCGAACAGGAGGTTATTGAAATCGTCGCTAACACATTAAAAGTAAAGAAGGATTTAATCACTCCTGAATCTAGATTTGTTGAGGATCTTAAATCAGATAGTTTAGATACAGTTGAATTAATGATGGCAATAGAAGCAAAGTATAAATGTGATATACCAGATGAAGATGCAAGTAAAATTTTAACTGTCTCTGATGTTGTACAGTACATAATAAAAAAATAA
- a CDS encoding IS110 family transposase yields MLSTINKHYTALSELIVVFEPTGGYEHNLREFLKINKLPFATVHPNKVRSYAKAKGWLAKTDNIDSKLLHDYATCFALPVNVTYDSNSQQQLHALLKRREQLLVFKNQEIARQDTEFNAVVILSPDFRIF; encoded by the coding sequence ATGCTTAGCACCATTAATAAACACTATACTGCCTTATCTGAGTTAATTGTTGTCTTTGAACCTACTGGTGGATATGAACATAATTTAAGAGAATTTTTAAAAATAAATAAATTGCCTTTTGCTACAGTACACCCTAATAAAGTGCGTAGTTATGCTAAAGCTAAAGGATGGCTTGCTAAAACTGATAATATCGATAGTAAATTGTTGCATGATTATGCAACGTGCTTTGCTTTACCAGTGAATGTTACTTATGATAGTAATAGCCAACAACAGTTACATGCTTTATTAAAAAGAAGAGAACAATTATTAGTATTTAAGAATCAAGAAATTGCTAGGCAGGATACTGAGTTTAATGCGGTCGTCATTTTATCTCCCGACTTCCGCATTTTTTAA
- a CDS encoding CvpA family protein → MISIISGGVIDRSIGLAAGMFRGMIICLCIFLVLTIFFSDSYLQAETLKDVIQNTTIDKYPKWLKESVTTSYLDNLSKNLIRTLPQDSLESIKLPKKSKIIDTTNVLEKSQSQESPNKVKQLPEDLMQELDEVLSKKIENHD, encoded by the coding sequence ATGATCTCTATTATAAGTGGTGGGGTCATTGACAGATCTATAGGCTTAGCCGCAGGCATGTTTAGAGGTATGATTATTTGTTTATGTATCTTCCTAGTCCTAACAATTTTCTTTTCTGACAGTTACTTACAAGCAGAAACCCTAAAAGACGTTATACAAAATACTACTATTGATAAATATCCAAAATGGCTTAAGGAATCTGTGACTACATCGTATCTAGATAATTTAAGTAAAAATCTTATAAGAACTTTACCACAAGATAGTTTGGAATCCATTAAATTACCTAAAAAATCAAAGATTATTGATACTACAAATGTGTTAGAAAAATCACAATCTCAAGAATCTCCCAATAAAGTAAAACAACTCCCTGAAGATCTTATGCAAGAACTTGATGAAGTATTATCAAAAAAAATAGAGAATCATGACTAG
- the rpsF gene encoding 30S ribosomal protein S6 — MAFYESVFIIRQDISSADVDKITDDFTKIVKDSNGEVIKTEYWGLRSLAYKIGNNKKGHYVFMGLKTDFSVINELERKMKLSENIIRFVNINVDSISAEPSPILRSKGSDHEEIVDVTINKD; from the coding sequence ATGGCTTTTTACGAATCAGTTTTTATCATACGCCAAGATATTTCGTCTGCTGATGTAGATAAAATTACCGATGACTTTACTAAAATTGTTAAAGATAGTAACGGTGAAGTTATTAAAACTGAATATTGGGGTTTAAGAAGTTTAGCCTATAAAATTGGTAATAATAAAAAAGGACATTATGTTTTTATGGGGCTTAAAACTGATTTTTCGGTAATAAATGAACTGGAAAGGAAAATGAAGCTAAGTGAAAATATTATTAGGTTTGTTAATATCAATGTTGATTCAATAAGTGCTGAACCTTCGCCGATTCTAAGAAGTAAAGGTTCAGATCATGAAGAAATAGTTGATGTAACAATTAATAAAGACTAA